The nucleotide sequence ACAATTGAATTCCGCCAACGTTCCCGACAAATGGGTATGCGCCAGGTTTTTATAGACGAAGTTCAAGCCAGCGCCGATGACGCGCCCTTCGTACAGCACTTCAACCAGCAGAACATTTTCACCTAACAGGCGAATCAGTTGATCGAAATACTCATCTCCGAAAAAGTAATACGTATCGGCATGATTGCGCTCCATCGTCGCGTAATAGATGTTCTTGAATTCGCTTAAGTCGTCGGGATTTCGGGTCACGCGGTATTCCACGCCCGCTTTTAGGGCTTGGCGAATATTTTTTCGTGCGGATTTTGAAAACTCCACTTCCACCGGCTGGTCATGGTCCTTCAGGTTTGTGCCGACCGTATCGCGCACATGCGCCACATCGTAGCAGGCGAGAAAATCTTCTGCATTGTTCAGAACAGGATGGAACCGGATAAATTCACTGACGATCCGGCGCTCGGTGCAGTATTCCTGAAAAGCGGCTTCAAATGCCTCAACCAACTCCGCCTTCCGCCCTTCTTCACATTGCAGAATTTGAGGTCCGCCGTATCCGTAAGGCGTCACCAGGTCGTAGTAAGTTTCGCCACGAACCGGCAGCGGGATTTCACGCATGATAAACGAATGCTTTACGGTCCCGTACATATGTGGAAAGGTGAAAACTTGAAAAATCCCTTTTTCGATTTTTTCAAACAGCCGGCCGTAATTTTCCTCAAAATAGATATCCTGCATCCCGACGCACCCCTTTTCTCTGAACATGAACGGCCTCTTCTGCATCACGAGCTTAAGAGACTTGTTTATATTCCATATCGTACAAAAGTTAAGTGAAAATCAGGTGAAATTTGAGGGGTGCTTTAAAGTTTTTAAAAATAAGTTCGGTTTGCTCTATTAGTTTTTTCATCCTGGCTAATACAGAAAATCTTAAACTTGATAAAGGGATTACTGAGTTATAAAAGAAAGTCCGTCTTTCCGTTTGTGCAACTTGCCTTATTCCGAATCTTTATTAAAAATGATACGTATTAAAAGAGAAGAATAGACTTGAAAGCCTTACAGAGTTCAATGCAATAAAAATACATGCACGCTGACAATAAGGAGGCAGGCAAATGGAGCAAACGAAAAGGGGATTCTATCAAAAACTTAAAGTTTACTTGGCAACACCAATCATTTCAAAGAAAGTCGACCCGTTTATTGTTATTTTTTATTCTTTTTTAGGCGCATTCATAGGAATGGCTTTTCCTGAACAGACGCCTCTTTGGAAAGTGCTATTTACAGTGCTGCCGATTACCTTTATTTCCATTGCCCTGCTCAGCCTGCTTGGAGCCAGATGGCGAAAGAAGAACAGTGTAGAAGAGTAAAACAATAAAAAAGAAGCCCAGGTCTTGCAGCTTCTTCTCGTGCATTATTGTCGTAACACCTTGTACCAGATCTCCACTTGCTTGCCGGTCTCAATGGTTCGGATTTTTTCCAAATCGATTTCAAGCTCTTCCAGCTGTTCAAACAGACGGAGCCCTTTTCCGAGAATGATGGGCGCTATTGCCATTTGCAGCTCTTCCACCAATCCGGCTTTGAGCGCCTGCCGGAAAACATCCGCCCCGAGAATCAGCACATCTTTTTCCCCCGCCGCTTCCTTTGCTTGCCTGACTGCGCTTTCAACGCCGTCCGTGACAAAGGTGAACGTCAACTGGTCGTTTTCTTTGGGATGCTTTTCCGGCGGGTGGTGCGTCACCACAAAGATCGGCACCTGGAACTCGTAGTCCGCGGCGTAGGATTCCGCATCTCCCAAATCAAACGTGCGGCGCCCGAATATGACCGCTCCCGTCCTTGCCATCATGTCGTTGATCTCCTCGTTCGGCTCAAAACTAGCATACAGCTTGTTCATCCCCCCCTCACGGTCGTTCACAAATCCGTCGAGCGACATGACCATCCCAAAACAGACCTTTGCCATACCATTCCCTCCCTTTTCTTTGTTCATTTTGGAATACGCAATCTGCTAACAGCAGCGGCTTCGTTTCATTTCTTGCTAACTAGATTCCTTGCCGCAGCCGGTTTTTCCTGCTTTCAATAAAGCTATTAGCAATTAAGTTATTTCCAAAAAATGAAACCATTGCGGTTAAAAACGGTATATATAGTATCGGACCATTTAATTTATGTGAAAGGAATGAGGACATGTTTAAATCTAATGCCGCCAACCAGATTCTGCGTATCGCTGGATTATGGATTGTTTATTTTATCGTTTTCTTCACCAGTGATACCTTTTCCTATTCTCAAAACACAGGCTTTTTCATGTTCGCTACAGGATTCTATATTTTGATGACAGGGTTCTTGCTGTGGAGAATTAAATACCCAAGGAAAAACCCACGCTATCGTGAAAACGAAGGCTGAGGAGAATCTTAAGCCGAACTAATTAAAAACTACCGGTAGTCTAATAGCATCCGAGCCCATTAAACTACCGGTAGTCATTTGATTGTTGAAAGGCTCTTGCCGGCCATTTTATCATTCAGGATTAACGGAATGTTATCCGTATGCTTTAGAGGTGTTCTATGAAAAAAATAAACTTTTCCATTCTAATAAAATTTGCAGTTCTCGTATTTTTATTAGCCACTTTTTTTCTTCAATACGAATTCTTATTTGCCACTCGCATCGTTTCAGTTGTCTTTGTCCTGACAATTTTAACGGCCGAAATCAAAAAAGATTATTTTGCCGCACATAAAGTGGCGTTTATCTTATTAAACACAATCATTATGGCCGCATTGATTGGAAGTATTTTATTTGATAATAGTACAGCAAACACGCCAGCCAATAACCGCGACTTTTTAATTCCGGTCTTTGTTTATACTCTGATGGTTATTGAGTATAAAGATTTATATAACAAAACAAGTAATGAGAACCTATCGTAGATTGATTTAGTTTAGCTGCGGCATCCGTTCTTCGCCTTTACATCCTATGTATTCTATAGATTGATGAAAATCACAAACGACAGTAAAGCAATAACCAATATACTTTTCTTTTTGCTGTCTTTCCACTGATTAAATGTGTTAAATATGCCGCCAAGAACCAATAAACTTATCCCGCTTATTTTGATTATATCTATACCTAGCAATGATGCCACGTGCATTAAGAAAGTGCCGGCTGAGATAAAGCCGATGGTGGAGATGAACCGCCATGAACTGAAATCACTTCGCACATCTGCTTTATCCTCTGCACTCATTTTCCAGTATGCCCAACTCATCATGACGAGCGGTGTCCCCCACATAATGATGAATGTTACGAGCCTATCCGTATCTATATTCAATTACCGTCCCTCCCCTCCTGAAATATTCGAAATGCAAGTTTCACAAATGAATTTCCCTTCGTTTTTTAAGTAAGCTCTGATTTCAGTAAATCCTTTTCTTTTGGGATAGCGCATTTTAAGGAAGATGACTTAGCCCCCTTCAATTTCCTTACCACATGAAGAGCATCGGGGGTTTTCGGTGAACAAGATCATCACCTCCAGTTATTTTTAAATATAACTTATCAAAATGACCTTAGTCCGCGTGTTCATTTTCATGTAGTAAAAAAGCTACTCTACATTTAAAGGAAAAACGTAATGGCCAGTCCCACGTTCCCAAGTCGCCACCACTTCATAGACCGTCCTCCCGCTTTCCCCGTTAAGCTGCACCTCTTTGAAAGACCCTTTCAACTTATCCGCCGTGTCCCAAATGCTCACTTTGTAGGAAATCGGCTCTTTTTCAAAGTTGAGTTCAATGGAAGAATCCGAGTTTACTGCAGGGGCTTTTCGGCTGTCGGCTAATTCAGAAGGCGGCAGCGACTCTGCTTCTATAGCAGCCATGCCGCCGGCTTTCTGATCATAATAACTCCATTTATAAGCACCTAATGCAGTAAAGAACTCTTTTTCATTGATTGTTACTGTCAAAGACGGAGGCTTTTGCGAGATGGTACTTACATCTTCCCCGGAAGCATTTCTGGCGATTTCCTTTTCTTGCGAACAGCCGGATAAGATAAGAAAAATCAGTATAATTATGTATAGAAGTTTAAAATTCATTTTAAGTCCCCTTTATTTCTATTGGACACATTTGGGGATGAAAAGTTACAGAAGACTCTTATCGGTTTGATTTTTTGATTTTAAGGAGACATTAAAATGATCTTCACCATCAGGCATTGTTTATTACTATTTTTATAAGAGCCGGCTTTTGGTTCACTGATAAAGTTGAAATAAATCTGAGGAAGAAACGGAGCAGCAGTAAAAACAAATGATTTCCTGGTGTTTGCTGTTGCGAAAGGATATGAAAAAGAGCTTACCTTTAAAAAACTAAACAAACTTCTGAAATGTTTTTAACGGTGCTTCCATATTTCAATGGCTATGGAATAACAATCTTCATAGGCCAGATATTCTGCAAACCAATCTTTAAAAACTTGCCTGATTCCCCTTGCTAATTCATCGGCAGATTCTACAGACGGTAAAAGTTTTACAATGTCAAATATCTCAGGGGCATATTCGTCGTCCGGGCACCCTGTCTTTAATAAACCTATGGGATCCCACTCATCGATAATTTTTTTAACAGCTGCATACTCGTTCACCGTCTTCTCCTCCTTAAATTAATTCCCAATGTAACTTAGCTGTAAGTAGTTCAGATTGTTTTTCAGCTGCTGGATTATGTGTTCGTTTCATTTAGTGCAACATCAACTTAGCACTAAGTCCCTTTTTCACAAATCTATTTAATTTTTATTAATAGGTCATGTGATTCAGCATCAAAAATTTTATAGTCTATCCCATACAGATGATCTTTTGAAACAGTGACTTTACAGTAATATGGCACAGATTTACCGTAGGCATTGAGTTCCGGAATATCAGAAAAGGTAAATCGCTCTCCTATATCCACCATATTAAAAATTGCTTCGGTTCCACGTCCAAAGGGTGCTATTTCAACTCTGCATTCCCCTTGGAAGACATCATATTCTTTTAGCAGCATAGATTTCAGAATCGGAAGAGTCATCAT is from Planococcus liqunii and encodes:
- a CDS encoding GNAT family N-acetyltransferase, whose amino-acid sequence is MFREKGCVGMQDIYFEENYGRLFEKIEKGIFQVFTFPHMYGTVKHSFIMREIPLPVRGETYYDLVTPYGYGGPQILQCEEGRKAELVEAFEAAFQEYCTERRIVSEFIRFHPVLNNAEDFLACYDVAHVRDTVGTNLKDHDQPVEVEFSKSARKNIRQALKAGVEYRVTRNPDDLSEFKNIYYATMERNHADTYYFFGDEYFDQLIRLLGENVLLVEVLYEGRVIGAGLNFVYKNLAHTHLSGTLAEFNCFSPASILNYALTLWAKEHGIDVIHGGGGRTNSADDNLFVFKKQFGRQTAFKFYTGRKIWNGAVYQELCAVFDLHEETEFFPAYRSKSMDLYERV
- a CDS encoding dihydrofolate reductase family protein, which gives rise to MAKVCFGMVMSLDGFVNDREGGMNKLYASFEPNEEINDMMARTGAVIFGRRTFDLGDAESYAADYEFQVPIFVVTHHPPEKHPKENDQLTFTFVTDGVESAVRQAKEAAGEKDVLILGADVFRQALKAGLVEELQMAIAPIILGKGLRLFEQLEELEIDLEKIRTIETGKQVEIWYKVLRQ
- a CDS encoding DUF1871 family protein — translated: MNEYAAVKKIIDEWDPIGLLKTGCPDDEYAPEIFDIVKLLPSVESADELARGIRQVFKDWFAEYLAYEDCYSIAIEIWKHR